One window of Penaeus chinensis breed Huanghai No. 1 chromosome 1, ASM1920278v2, whole genome shotgun sequence genomic DNA carries:
- the LOC125032798 gene encoding uncharacterized protein LOC125032798: MKSVTDTLREAQALGLNPEAVERLLEQEQAREEREERASEREMKKIELELAEADKRRSHELAMAQLACSNAESKSTSLQMYDNLRLPTFHDGQDEIDSYLQRFERLATLHKWDKQNYHVYLGSVLRGHALKVYVSLPDETVKDYEKLKEALLRAYSVDADMYRRLFREMLPKWQRLPKGTGVRIIFAVDRRGFFKPNKTVAKDNVPICHGCGKTGHIRPQCPDNPRNYKKMSTSVKIPPESKPDESSANLDLDRFESSGDHFPSPKSPNHLPKVCNDVHSKSLETVMRVETRAMTEQSDERKPLKCPAVSQLDIGKLDVINAQNTCPTLKSIREKVKTGKIDHVKNRAVKYEVISGLIYRICLDSKFDHEKDRKQLVVPEIYRSKILNLAHDSLTAGHFSHRKTSHKIFLKFFWPGAGADIKRYCRSCHICQKVSHKGRVKRVPMKTVPVISEPFSRVAIDLVGPVSPCSDRGHRYILTMIDYSTRFPEAVCLKNIDTVTIAESLVEIFSRVGIPKEILSDRGTQFRSDLMAEIHRLLSVKALYTTPYHASCNGAVERLNGVLKAMIKKLCSDHPRDWDRYLPAVLFAYREIPNDSLKFSPFELLYGRTIRGPLTILHELWSNDEIDNEVKTTYQYVTELRSRLEETAKLAVSQAEISSKTYKSNYDLKSRNRKLEVNDEVLVLLPTDRNKRIMQWKGPYPVIGVKNNGVDYTIKVRGKSKLFHINMLKRYFRRDETTPEKNKIVNVCIVDENDCDNVDETMYLELTNGESLNIGCDLSVRQKDAVSVLISEFPDVFTDKPGHTKSIEHVINLETTNPVCKKPYPIPYNLIDVFNKEVDKMLELGIIEPSVSPYCSPVVLVRKRDQTYRFCIDFRSLNDITTFDCEPMPTTEEALGNFVNDKYFTEIDLKLGYWQIPLSFESKKCTAFSTNRGLMQFVMVPFGLKTACATFVRLMRKVIFGLKNTNCYFDNIVIHNSNWVDHLQDLRCLLNKLRLHGLTAGISKSFFGYNRINYLGVVLGENVIKPPVDRIRAIELMPLPIFKKELRSFIRTISYYRKFIPKFANICAPMNELLKKNSSNKLNWKSEQVSSFLELKSKLSDKPILCLPDYSKTFFLRCDASENGIGAVLLQEQNGTKMPIAYASRKLLDREKNFATIEKECLSIVWAINKFKTYIYGKEFVLETDQQPLIYLKNMRNSNGKLM; the protein is encoded by the exons ATGAAGTCAGTAACTGATACTTTGAGAGAAGCTCAGGCTCTCGGTTTGAATCCAGAAGCTGTTGAAAGATTACTAGAACAGGAGCAAGCAAGAGAGGAACGCGAGGAGCGAGCTTCTGaacgagagatgaaaaaaatagaattagaatTAGCAGAGGCTGATAAGCGACGCTCTCACGAACTCGCTATGGCCCAGTTAGCATGTTCTAATGCCGAAAGTAAGAGTACGTCTCTTCAAATGTACGATAATTTAAGATTGCCTACCTTTCACGATGGTCAAGATGAAATAGATAGCTACTTGCAGAGATTTGAGCGGTTAGCTACTCTACATAAATGGGATAAACAAAATTATCACGTTTATTTAGGATCAGTTTTGAGAGGTCACGCATTGAAAGTATACGTATCGTTACCTGACGAGACGGTGAAAGACTATGAGAAGTTGAAGGAGGCTTTACTCAGAGCTTACTCAGTGGATGCCGATATGTATAGACGTTTGTTCAGGGAGA TGCTACCGAAATGGCAGAGGCTGCCGAAAGGTACAGGAGTGCGCATAATTTTCGCGGTCGATCGCAGAGGTTTTTTTAAGCCAAATAAGACTGTAGCGAAGGATAATGTACCGATTTGCCATGGGTGTGGTAAGACTGGACACATTAGGCCTCAGTGTCCTGATAATCctagaaattataagaaaatgagCACTA GTGTTAAAATCCCGCCTGAATCAAAACCTGATGAATCTTCTGCCAATCTTGATCTTGATCGTTTCGAATCGTCTGGAGatcatttcccctctcctaaGTCTCCGAATCATTTACCTAAGGTATGTAATGATGTCCATTCCAAATCGCTTGAGACTGTTATGAGAGTGGAGACTCGTGCAATGACGGAACAATCAGATGAACGTAAGCCTCTGAAGTGTCCCGCAGTGTCGCAACTTGACATCGGTAAACTTGACGTCATTAATGCTCAGAACACATGTCCTACTTTAAAGTCAATTAGGGAAAAGGTAAAGACAGGAAAAATAGACCATGTTAAGAATAGAGCAGTGAAATATGAAGTAATTAGTGGATTAATCTATAGAATCTGCTTAGATAGTAAATTCGATCATGAAAAGGATAGAAAACAACTGGTTGTTCCTGAGATTTACAGAAGTAAAATATTAAATCTTGCTCATGATTCATTGACAGCTGGCCACTTTTCACACAGGAAAACTAGCCATAAGATATTCCTTAAGTTTTTCTGGCCTGGAGCAGGAGCTGATATCAAGCGTTATTGTAGATCGTGTCACATCTGTCAAAAGGTTTCGCACAAAGGCCGCGTTAAGAGGGTGCCGATGAAAACTGTTCCCGTCATTTCAGAGCCTTTTTCACGTGTCGCCATTGACCTTGTCGGTCCGGTATCACCTTGCTCCGACCGCGGACACAGATACATTCTGACTATGATAGATTATTCTACGCGTTTCCCCGAAGCCGTCTGTCTGAAGAACATAGACACAGTGACTATCGCAGAGAGTTTAGTTGAGATTTTCTCTCGGGTTGGTATCCCAAAAGAAATCTTGTCGGATCGCGGAACTCAGTTTCGATCAGACCTAATGGCCGAGATTCATAGATTGCTGTCAGTTAAAGCTCTGTACACAACCCCGTATCATGCGAGTTGCAATGGCGCGGTTGAACGTTTGAATGGAGTCTTGAAAGCAATGATTAAAAAGTTGTGCTCTGACCATCCGCGAGACTGGGATAGATATCTTCCCGCCGTTCTTTTTGCTTACAGGGAAATCCCGAACGATTCGCTGAAGTTTTCTCCATTTGAACTCCTTTATGGAAGAACAATTAGAGGTCCGCTTACCATTTTGCACGAACTTTGGTCTAATGACGAGATTGATAATGAAGTAAAGACTACATATCAATACGTAACAGAATTAAGATCCAGATTAGAGGAAACTGCAAAATTGGCTGTCTCCCAAGCCGAGATAAGCAGCAAGACTTACAAAAGCAATTATGACCTTAAATCTAGAAATCGCAAGTTAGAGGTAAATGATGAAGTGCTTGTACTCTTGCCCACTGATCGCAATAAAAGGATTATGCAATGGAAAGGCCCTTATCCAGTCATAGGCGTTAAAAATAATGGAGTAGATTATACCATCAAAGTGCGTGGAAAGAGTAAACTTTTTCACATAAATATGTTGAAGCGATACTTCCGTCGTGATGAAACTACTCCTGAGAAGAACAAAATTGTTAATGTATGCATTGTGgatgaaaatgattgtgataatgtagATGAGACTATGTATCTGGAATTGACAAATGGTGAATCTTTAAATATAGGATGTGATTTGAGTGTTCGACAAAAGGATGCTGTAAGTGTTCTTATTTCTGAATTTCCTGATGTTTTCACCGACAAGCCAGGTCATACTAAGTCTATAGAACACGTAATCAATCTTGAGACCACTAACCCCGTTTGCAAGAAACCTTATCCTATACCCTATAATCTCATTGATGTTTTCAACAAGGAAGTTGACAAAATGCTTGAGCTAGGCATAATTGAGCCATCTGTATCACCTTATTGTTCACCGGTCGTTCTCGTAAGAAAGCGCGATCAAACTTACAGGTTCTGTATCGACTTCAGGAGCTTGAATGACATTACAACTTTTGATTGTGAACCCATGCCCACAACTGAAGAAGCTCTGGGTAATTTtgtaaatgataaatattttacCGAGATAGATCTTAAATTAGGCTACTGGCAGATTCCTCTATCTTTTGAATCTAAGAAATGTACTGCTTTTTCCACAAACAGAGGACTCATGCAATTTGTAATGGTGCCATTTGGACTCAAAACGGCTTGTGCAACATTTGTTAGACTTATGAGAAAAGTGATTTTTGGATTGAAGAATACAAATTGTTACTTTGACAACATTGTAATTCATAATTCTAATTGGGTTGATCATTTACAGGATTTGAGATGTTTGCTGAATAAATTACGGTTGCATGGCTTAACGGCTGGTATAAGTAAGAGCTTCTTTGGGTACAATAGAATAAACTATCTTGGAGTTGTTCTCGGAGAAAATGTTATTAAACCACCCGTAGACCGAATTAGAGCGATTGAGTTAATGCCTTTGCCTATATTCAAAAAGGAGCTAAGATCTTTCATTAGAACAATTTCATACTATAGAAAATTCATACCAAAATTTGCTAACATTTGTGCTCCTATGAATGAACTATTGAAGAAGAATTCAAGTAATAAACTGAATTGGAAGAGTGAACAAGTTTCTAGCTTTCTAGAGTTAAAATCCAAGCTCTCGGATAAACCAATCCTGTGTCTTCCTGACTATTCGAAGACCTTTTTCTTACGGTGTGATGCTTCTGAGAATGGTATTGGGGCGGTCTTGCTTCAGGAACAGAACGGAACAAAGATGCCTATAGCTTATGCTAGCCGAAAGCTACTCGATAGGGAAAAGAATTTTGCAACTATTGAAAAGGAATGTTTGTCAATCGTTTGGGCTATCAACAAATTTAAAACTTACATCTATGGTAAGGAATTTGTGCTAGAAACTGACCAACAACCCTTAATATATCTCAAAAACATGAGAAATTCAAATGGAAAATTAATGTGA